TGGTGAGATGGGTTTTAAAATGCAAGGCGAGTCCTAAAGTTAAAAGACTGATGCCAATTCCTGCAAATACAGAATAGTTTCTTTCAAATTTTCTCCGTTGATATTCCCTGAAAATAAAAATACCATTAAACAACGCAAAACTAAGCGGAAAAATACTTGATGGCTCGTATTGTAAGACATTAAAAATATAAACTAACCCGATAATACTGGAGAAATTAATTAAAACCAACATCAAAATATCTAACTTCGAAAGTAGAGTTGCCTTAAAATAATTCTGAAGCGCAAAAGCGTAAAAAATGAGATAAGTAACAATGTAAAATATAATACTTGTGAGTTCTGTTTTATCAGTAGTCCAGAAAAAAAGATAGATGGCAGTGAAAATAAAGGCAATCCAACCTACACTTTTCCAGTTTTTAAGATAAACGGTAATTAGCATACCGATATTTAAAAGCGATAAATAAGAGAAAAGGAAAATATAATTGCTTTGTCCGGTACTAATCATCAGTGGCGCCAGAAAACCTCCAAACAATGAAAAAATAATCAGCGTTTCACTGTTGTAGCGATAAGAAAGGAATATCAAAAGTAGCGTTATGAAACATGTAATAAGGAATGCGGTATTTTGTGCAAACAAATGATACTCTCTAAAGGCAATGGTTGCTGTAAAATACAGTACGGCAATTCCGCCACCCATAATGATTGAAGAAAAGGTCTTGTAGTTTTTCCTTATAAAATGAGCGGTAGCAATAAAAGTAAATCCTGCAAGAAAACCAATTCCTGCTCTTGCGTTTTCACCAATCCAGTTTTTATCGATGGCGTATTTTACAAAATATCCTATTCCTAAAACTAGAGTGAAAATTCCGATAATCGTAAGGACGTTTTGTTTAATAAAGTCAAACAAAGGTGCAAGCCAATCTTTTTCCGGTTCTGAATCTTCTTCAATGGAGTTGACCGCCGTTTTTTCAACTTCGATTCTTTCATTTGGTAAATTTTCAGAATTGATGCTTTCTATGAAAGATTGTGCTGGCTTTTCGGTATTTGTTTTATCTTTTGATAAATCAGAAATTTTCTGTTCCAGAATTTGAATCTTTTTGTTCAGTTTTTGATAAACTAAAACAATCAGTAGAATTAATATCGTGATTAGTGCGTAAATCATTCATTTGATTTACTACCAAATATAGTGATTTGAAAGTTTAACCGTTAAAAAATCTTAAAACAGATTTACTCATTTTCTTCTTTCCAGTTTTCTTCAATTAATTTCATTAAAAAATCAGGACATCTAATGACTTTTTGCGTTTCTGAATTTAAAAAAAATAGGGTAGTGGAAGCTTCAGTTATTTTAATGCCTTCTTCATTATAAATTTCATATTCAAATTCAATTCTCACTCCCGGAATTTTTTTCATAATGGTATGAATTTCTAATTTTTGATCGTATAGTGCTGGTTTTAAATACTTAATTTTATAATCAGAAACCGGAAGCCAAATTCCTTGCTTTTCAATCTCATCATAAGAGACTCCGATGCTGCGAAAAAGTTCCACGCGCCCCAGTTCAAAATACGTTGCGTAATTGCCATAATATACATATTTCATAGGATCTGTTTCTGCGTAACGTACTCGTAATGAGTGTGTTGAGTGTATCATTTTTACTGCTTAATTATACATACAAATATATTTTTAAATAACCAATATGCGAATATTTTTTTTTAAAAATAAAAAATGAGACCTTTGTCATCCTCCTAAAAAGACTCACTAAAGAATTAATCAGGGCATAATAATGAACGAAAATTTAATGATGATATGGCAGAAGTGCCTTCAGTTTATGCGTGACAATCTTAACGCAGCTGAAGACAATTCTGATCTTAAAAAACTTGAAAAATCTTTCGATTTACTATTCGACAAAATACAACCAATTTCATTGGTTGACAATAATCTTACGTTGATGGTACCGAGTGATTTTTATAAAGAATATATTGAAGATAATTATCTATCATTGCTTTCGGCTGCCTTAAAGAAAAACATTGGTAAAGGCGTTAAGCTTTGGTATTCGGTAATGGAAAATAAACCAAGCGGTTTAGAAAAACCTGTTACCATGAATATGAAAGGAAAAACTGTTCCTACTCCAAAGGTTCAGGAAACAATGCCACAAGGTTTTTCTAGAAATATCGTAAATCCTTTTGTAGTTCCGGGAATTAAAAAAGTAAATATTGATTCTAATCTTAAAGCAGATTTCTCTTTTGACAATTATGTAGAAGGAGAAAGTAATAAATTTGCGTCTACTGTGGCAAGATCTATTGCAAAAAGACCTGGAGCAACTGCTTTTAACCCTTTGTTTTTATACGGAGGTTATGGGGTTGGTAAAACACACTTAGGTCAGGCTGTAGGTTTAGAAGTAAAAAGCCAGTTTCCAGATAAAGTAGTTCTTTATTTATCTTCAGAGAAATTTATTCAGCAGTTTATTTCGGCTGCTAAAGCTCATAAACAAACAGAGTTTGCCAATTTTTATCAAATGGTAGACGTTCTGATTATTGATGATATTCAGTTCTTGTCTGGAAAATCAGCAACTCAAGATAGTTTCTTCCATATTTTCGATTATTTACATCAAAACGGAAAACAGATTATCCTTACTTCTGATAAGGCTCCTGTAGATATTATGGATATTCAGGACAGGATTGTCTCTCGTTTTAAATGGGGACTTTCTGCAGAGATTAAATCTCCGGATATTTCTACAAGAAAGAAGATTATCGAAGATAAATTGAGCAGAGATGGTATCATTCTTACGGATGATATGCTAGAATTCCTTGCTGCAGAAGCAAAAACCAATGTAAGAGAATTGATTGGTATCATTAATTCTGTTATCGCTTATTCTACGATTTATAAATCAGATTTAAGTTTAGAATTATTAAAAGAAACAATCAGCAAGATTGCAGCTAATCAGAAAAAGGTCATCAATATTCCTTATATTCAGGAGGTAGTTTGCGATTATTTCGGAATAAAAAAAGAGCAGCTTTTATCTAAAACAAGAAAAAGAGAAATTGCACTTCCGAGACAGTTGGCAATGTATTTTTCAAAAGAATATACGAATGCTACTTTTAGTAAAATTGGTGAAGAAATGGGTGGTAAAGACCATTCAACGGTAATGTACGCTTGTGATACGATTAAAGATGTTTCTAAAATTGACAAGGAAATCAAAAAATACGTAAAAGATTTAACGGAAAAAATCAAAAATTAATTCTGTACAAAATATTTATAGAAAGGAGAATAGGCTTATTCTCCTTTTTTATTTAGCTTTGTTGAATAAAAAAATTTTGAAATCTGTTTGAGCTAATTTAACTACAGATCTTTTTAACACATCAGCCACATGAGAGTTTTATTTTGATGTGCATATTAAGACACATAAGCTTTTGAAAATCTTTGATTTTCTCTCCTGTGCTCTAATTTTTTCAGCTTTTAAATTTAAACTAATGTAACTCCTATGTTTAATTTATAATTATTTTTTTGTGGTTCAAGCATTTTTTACAAACTAAATTTTAAATAATATTGAAATGAAAATCTTAATGGTTTGTCTCGGAAATATTTGCAGAAGTCCGCTTGCAGAAGGTATTATGCGGTCAAAACTTCCCGAAGATTTTATTGTAGATTCTGCCGGAACTATCGATATGCATCAGGGAAGCAATCCTGATAAAAGATCTATAAAAATCGCTACCAAATACGGAATTGATATTTCAAAACAAAAATCCAGACCTATTACCATCGAAGATTTGAATGATTTCGATAAAATTTACTGTATGGATTTGAGTAATTTAAAAAATGTAATTTCTTTAACTCAAAACGAAGAACAACGAAGTAAAGTTTCATTATTAATGGAAGCTGCAGATCTTAATCATGCTTCAGGTGAAGTTCCTGATCCTTATTGGAGCGAGCTAGATGGATTTGAAAAAGTCTATCACCAGCTGGATGAAGCCTGCGAAAAAATTGCCGAAAAACTTCTCATTTCAAAAATCTAGAATTAACAATTAACAATTTATAATTAAAAAAAATGCTTTTTCTACTTCCTGCTTATCTTTCAGAAAACACGTCAATCAGTCATTTTTCACCTGTGATAAAAGACTACATCATGCAGACCGATTATTTTTTTGTTGAAAACGAAAAAACGGCAAGAAAAGTCGTAAAGTTTTTTGCACCTGAAAAAAAACAGTCTGATTTGAAACTTTTCTTGTTAGATAAGTATACCGAAAATGCTGATATTAAAGAAGCTCAAGATAGAATGCTCAACGGTCAGGATTTTGGGTTGCTTTCTGAAGCCGGTCTTCCGTGCATTGCAGACCCTGGGAATTTAATTGTAAAATGGTGTCACGAAAAAAACATTCGAGTAATTCCTATTTCCGGGCCTTCATCTATTATTTTGGCATTAATTTCAAGTGGTTTTAATGGTCAGGAATTTACGTTTAATGGATATCTTCCGATAGAAAAAGGCGAAAAGAAAAAGAAGATTCAGGCATTAGAAAGTGAACTTGAGAAAACGGGTTTTTCACAAATTTTTATGGAAACTCCCTATAGAAATAATGCTCTTTTCGAAGATTTGTGTAAGTTTCTTTCACCTAATACCAAGCTTTGTATCGCTGTAAACATCAATGATCCGGAACATGAATCGATTAAAACGAAAACAATAAAAGATTGGCAAAAACAAAAACCGGAACTGCATAAAATTCCTGCTGTTTTTGTCTTAGGAAAATAATTGATGTTCTATAATCTCTCGCAAATCAAGCAAATTGAGCAAATTTCTATTTATTAAAAAATCTGCGTAATCAGCAAAATCTGCGAGAGAAAAAATATTAATTATTATCTATAGATTTTCTCTTCCCGTTTCTCCATTTCTTCCAAATCAAAACAACAACTGGAATCAATAAAAAGAAAGGCCAAAAAGAAATTATTCCGAGAAAAAATGCCACAAAACTGTTCCAACCTTCGGTAAAAGAATCTCCAAAACGGCTTCCAAAACCTATTTTTGAAGTAGCAGAACTTCTTACTTTTTCTTTGTACAACATCAGATTCAATGTACTGTAATTTACTCTGTCATCTATGAAACGAAGCCTGCCTTCAGCAACATCAATTTCATCTTCAAGCTCTCTGATATTTTCCTGAATTTCCAGCATATCTTTCGTGGTTTTAGCACTCCGCAACATATCACGGTATTTTTCGAGATAGATTTTTTTGTTGTCTAATTTTATGGAAACATCAGTATATTCTTCAGTTACATCATCAGAAGCTATATTTTTAGATAAAACCGAACCGATTCCATTTGAAAAAGAATTGATTAAAGCATCAAAATTTTTATGCGGAACACGGATTGTAAAAAACTGTTTTTCATCAATATCTGTATTGTTAAAACGCTCAGTTTGTATGTAGGCGTTGTTACTTTTTACGATTTCGTTGACTTGTTGATATGCTTTTTTAATATTTCCCACCTGAATTTCTAACTCCCCATTTTTAATAATTTTCTTAACGATAACATTGTTTTGTGGTGTTGAAATATTGGAGCTTGCATTAACTGCTTTTGCTGAAACTTCACTAATTGGTACTTCTTGAAGAGGTGGTGGAGGCGGTTCATTCATATCTGCCGCAGAGCTCATTATTTTATCTTCTGAGATTATCTCCACTAAATCAGACTTTACTTCTTGTTGATTGCCAGATTTGTTGCAATTGATAAGAATTAAGAGAAATAAAGGGATAAATATTTTTTTCATAAATTGATTTTGTGAATTTGAGCAAAAACTATGCTTAAAATCTAAAATTACTTTTATATTTTTATTGAATGAAAAAAAGTCTTTTAGCATTGGCGTTTTTACCGGTTTTAATTTTTGCTCAGGAAAATCCTAAACTTACGGATGAAATGGCAATGAAATTATCTGAAAAACCACTTCACTGTATCAATCAGGAATACCCGAATAAGACGGCGCATATTATTAATAATGCTAATGAAGTTACCTTGACCCCGAAAGATTTACATCCCAGTTTTTATGGCTGTTTTGATTGGCATAGCTCGGTTCATGGTCACTGGATGCTGGTTCGATTGCTAAAAACAAAACCTAATTTATCAGTTGCTAAAGACATTGAAAAGATACTCGACAATTCATTTACAAAAGAAAATCTGCAAGTAGAAGCCGATTATTTCACAAAATATCAGTTAACCACAACATTTGAGCGAACATATGGTTGGGCTTGGTTATTAAAATTAGATGAAGAATTAATGACCTGGAATCATCCAAAAGCTAAAATCTGGCATCAGAATCTAAAACCTTTAAAAGATAAAATTCTGACTTCGTGGAAAACCTATCTTCCAAAACAAACTTATCCCAATAGAACAGGAGTGCACCCAAACACCGCATTTGCCATGGTTTTTGCTTTAGACTGGGCAAGAGCGACAGGTGATAAAACTTTTGAAAATGAACTGATTGAAAAAGCAAAATATTTTTACTTAAACAACACCAAAACGCCTGCTTATCTCGAACCGGATGGTTCGGATTTCTTTTCTCCGAGTTTGGAAATTGCAGATTTAATGAGAAGAATTCTTCCTCAGAAAGAATTTGTAAAATGGCTAGACCAATTTTATGAAAAAAGAAGCATAGAAAATATCGAAAAAATTCCTGTGGTAAGTGATTTGAGCGATTATCAAACCGTTCATTTAGTAGGTTTATCTTTTACCAAAGCTTGGTGCATGAAAGGAATCGCAAAATCTCTACCCGATAATCATCCGTTGAAACAGAAGTTTCAAAAAACAGCAAACATCTTTTTAAATAATGGACTTCCGTTATTATTTCAAGGGAATTATGGTGGAGATCATTGGTTGGCAAGTTTTGCGGTGTATGCTTTGGAAGATTAAAAACTTTTTTAAACTTTTCATTTAACCACAAGAGCTACAAAAGATTTAGATATTTTTATTAATGATTGTCCGCAATTCCTCATATTCTATATCTTTTTGTATTTCTTTGCTAAGTTTACGCCCTTGTTTAACTTTAAAACAGTCAAATTTTAATATTCTTTGTTTGCCTTTGCGTTAAAATATCGAATATTAGTGAAAACGGATATACATATTATTATTATTATTAAAGCTTATTTTTTAAATGAAAAAAGAGCACAACAGTTTTCAAAAATCTTTGATTTTTATTCTTTTGATAGCTTTGAATATCTTAATAATATAGATTTCAAATTTCTTTTGCCTCTTATGCGGTTAAACAAAAATTAGTTTAAACAGCTTTTAAATTTAAATTGATAAAATGACGATTTTAGAACAATTCGGAGTTGATGTTTTTACGCAACATAATATTTTCGAAAGAATATCTGTAGATAAGCCTTTTCGTCCCGACAATCCGGCTTTTATATTCATTAAAAGTGGTTCTATAAAGCTTCGTCAGCATTTTAATGATCTTGAGCTTACGGCTAATACATTTATGGTGACAGATCCGCAAACGGTGTATGAAATGATTTCGGTGAGTGACGATTTTCAGTCGAGAATGGTGTCTTATAAACGGGATTTTATTTCTGCTTTATCGTTGAAATTCAATAGATTAATTACCTACCGTTATTTCCGTCAGCAAATGAATGTAGGCGTTCCTTTTTCTAAAGATGATTTAGATTTAATTTGGAAAAGTGTCAATTTCTTAAAATCTATTTTAGATTCTGAAACCGAAATGACCTACAAAAAAGAGATTGTAGAGCACCTTTTTTCAGTGTTTTGCTATCAGATTGCAGGAATTATTTCTAATGAAGACAATAGCGCAATGAATCAAATGTCGAGACAACAAGAGATTGTGTTTGTTTTTTTAACTGATTTGTCATCTCATCATTTAAACAACAGAACGGTAGAGTTTTATGCCGAACGACAGTCGATTACAACTAGACATCTTTCATCGGTCGTGAAGTCGGTAACGGGTAAGTCGGCAAGTCAGATTATCGCTTCTATTGTAATTAATGAAGCTAAGGTGTATCTAAACTCTTCAAAAATGCCTATTTCAGAGATTTCTACAATCCTTGGTTTTAGCGACCAATATTCATTTTCACACTTCTTTAAGAAGCATTTAGAGCTAAGTCCGAGTCAATACAGGCAACAATATCAATAACTGAATCCTACATTTGAACATCTTTTTCCAAAATTCAAACATTTGTTTGACTGTGTTGTTGCGCTAACTTTGCATCTGTAAAACAAGGTAAAATGCTTAATAACATAAAAACAGCTCTATCAGTTCTGGTAGGTCTTTTTCCTGCGCTGTTTTTTTCACAGGAAATAAAACAGATGACCGTGAATGAAGTTGCCGAATTGGCCATTCAAAATCATCAACAACTTAAAGTTTCTGCCCAGAATATCGATATTGCCAAACAACAGACGGATATTACAAAACTTCAGAAACTACCCACAATCACAGCGTCTACAAGTCAGTTTTATTTGGGAAACGCCATTGCTATAGATAAAGATTTTTCCAATTCAATAAATGTTCCGATGCCACATTATGGTAGTTCGTATGCATTGCAGGCAACACAATTAATTTTTAAAGGAGGCTTGGTCAATAAATCTATTGAACTGGCAGGACTTCGTGAGCAGCTTTCAGAATTAGATTTAGAGAAAAATAAACAAGACGTAAAGTTGCTGGTGATTTCTAATTATTTGGATATTTATAAAATCATAAACCAGGAATCTGTCATTCAAAACAACAAAAAACTGGCTCAGCAAAGATTAAAAAACGTCAACGATTTTTATAAACAAGGAATGATTACCAGAAACGAAGTGATTCGTGGTGAGTTGGCGATTAAAAATCTTGACCAAAATCTTTTAACCTTAACTAATAACAGAAAGATTCTTAATTATAATCTGAATATCGCTTTAGGCTTAAGCTCAGAAACGCAGATTATTCCGATAGAAAATTTAGGAAATAAAGAAACCGGAATCGGGATGGATTATTACCTGAATCTTGCGCACGACAGCAATCCGCAAATGAAATCTGCAAAAACCAATATTACAGTTGCCGATAAAAATATAGAAATCATTAAAACCGATAAAATGCCGACACTTTCAGGGTTTGGAGGCTATACTTTGCAAAGACCTGTTACAACAAGAAATCCTGTTTTAGATATGTATTCGGGAGGTTGGCAAGGCGGTATTTCTTTGAGTTATAATATTGATAATTTATACAAAACCAAAGAGAGAGTAAAGCTGGGTGAGATACAGAAAAATCAGGCAAATGATGCGATGACTTTGGTACAGCAAAACCTCGATATGGCGGTAAATGCTGCTTTTACAAAATATCAGGAAGCGCTTCAACAATCAGAAATCCTGAATGATGCTAAAAATTTGGCCGACGAAAACTACAACATTACGGAAGCTAAATATCTGAATCAATTGGCTGTACAAGCCGAAATGATTGATGCTCAAAACCAAAAACTACAGTCAGAATTAGATTTTGCCAACGCTGAAATTAATGTGCTTTATCAATATTATAATCTTTTAAAATCTACGGGAACGCTTTAAGAATGCTAATGTTTTTAACGCAAAGTTTTTAGATTATTGAAAATATCATCAAGTGAGCAAAGATTAATCAACAAGTTGATTTTATGAAGCTTATGTATATGCTTCGCGAAGCAAATTCATTTGCCTTTGCAAACTTGAAAATTAAACATACAGAAATAAAATCTTTGCGTTAAAAAAATCCAACATAAAATATATCAAAACTGAAAATCAAGATAATGGAAAACAAGGAACAAAATACACAAGATATACAACCTACCATTTCGAGCGCAGAAGCTAAGAAAAAGCAGAATAAAAAGAATAAAATAAGAGCCATCATTTCTAACATTATTGTGTTTGCAGTGATAGGATTTGGATTGTTTTGGCTGGTTCGTCAATACTTTCACATCGGAGATAAAACTTACACCGAAGCAGCTCAAGTGGAAGAATTCATTAATCCAATCAATACAAGAGTTTCCGCATATATCAACGAAATTAGATTCATCGAGCATCAACCGGTAAAAAAAGGAGATACTTTGGTGATTTTAGACCAAAGAGAAATTCTTACCCAATTGGGTCAGGCTGAAGCGGCTTATCAAAATGCTTTGGCACAAAAAACGGCTACAAGTTCATCGGTGAACACCGTTTCCAATAACGTAAGTGTGATGGAATCTAATATCGCTGGAGCTAAAGCCAGACTTTGGAATGCCGAACAAAATTTAAACCGATACAAAAATCTTTTAGCTTCTGAAGCCGTAACAAGACAGCAATATGACCAAATGAAAACCGAATATGATGCCCAGAAAGCAGCGTACGAAACATTGGTCAATCAAAAGCAATCGGCTAATCTTTCAACAACCGAAGTAAAAAGCAAATTTGGAATCAACGATGCCGAAATCAAAAGAACAAAATCTGCCTTGGAAATGGCTAAAATCAATCTTTCTTATACCGTAATTACTGCTCCTTATGATGGCGTAATGGGAAGACGATTAATCGCTGAAGGACAATTAATTCAGCCAGGGCAACAAGTAGGAACAATCGTTTTGAATAATCAAAAATGGGTAACCGCCAACTTTTTAGAAAGCCAAATGCCCAATATCAAAATCGGACAAAAAATAAAGATGACAGCCGATGCTTTAGGTAAAAAAGAATTTGAAGGAACCGTAACGGCGGTCTCTGCGGCAACAGGTTCCAGATATTCAAGTGTTCCGACGGATAATTCTACTGGTAACTTTATTAAAGTTCAACAACGAATTCCGGTAAGAATTGAGTTTACAGCATCCAATAAAAAGGAAGATATTGCTAAACTTAGCGCGGGTATGAATATGAATGTTTCTTTATAAAGAGACGAATGGATTATAGACGGATAGATTATAGACGAATAGAATATAGACAGATAGATAAAAGACTTTTGTGATTCTTTGTAACCACCAAAGTTCTCATCTATTTAAAACCTTATGACTGTCTGTTCTCTATTAGTCTATTAGTCTATTCTCTATTAATCCATCATCTATTAGTCTAAAAATTATGTACAATAAAGGTCTTTTCAGCGATTGGGTTCCCAAGCCTGTTCAGCTGTTACTTATAGTTTTGCTGCTTGTTGTCGTGATGCCTTTAGGAGGTGTTTACGCAGGGAATATCAGCTTTATGGTGAGCGGAACCGGTCATCTTACCGAATATTTTATGTGGGCAAATTATGCCACAACTATCGGGATGGGCGCTTGTATGCCGGTTGTTCTCAGATTCAAAATGAGATATAAAGTACGTGATAAAGTCGTGCTTTTATTGGTGCTTTTAGGGTTGTTAAGTTACATTAATGGAACCACGATGGAACCAGCAATTATCATTGTAAGTGCTTTGGTGATTGGATTTTTAAAAATGATGATTACCATAGAACTATTCCTTCCGTTGATGGTCATAATGGGTGGAAGAGGTGTTTTCTACGGTGTATTTTATACATTCGTTTTAACTTTGACTCAGATTTCTGGTTACTATGCGGTAGAAATTTCGATGCTCTACAATTGGCAACAATTTTTTATGATTGCGGCACTTCAGTGTTTTGCGATGGCTTTAATTTGTTGGATTTTTATGCACAATAAATATTTTGCACTGAAAGTTCCGCTGCATTATATTGATTGGCTGAGTATTCTTTTATTTGTGTCGACGTTTATGTTTTCGGCTTATGTTTTTTCTTTCGGCAAACAGCAGGATTGGTTGAATTCCACAAAAATTATCAATGCGAGTATTGCGGCTTTTGTGAGTTTTTCTTTGTTGGCGATTCGTCAGTTGACTTTGAAAAGACCCTATTTATCTTTCAAAATTTTCAAGCGAAGTAATGTTCAGAACGGATTGTTTTTACTCTTTTGCTTGGGAATGTTTTTAGGAACTACTTCCAT
The sequence above is a segment of the Chryseobacterium turcicum genome. Coding sequences within it:
- a CDS encoding DUF2339 domain-containing protein — its product is MIYALITILILLIVLVYQKLNKKIQILEQKISDLSKDKTNTEKPAQSFIESINSENLPNERIEVEKTAVNSIEEDSEPEKDWLAPLFDFIKQNVLTIIGIFTLVLGIGYFVKYAIDKNWIGENARAGIGFLAGFTFIATAHFIRKNYKTFSSIIMGGGIAVLYFTATIAFREYHLFAQNTAFLITCFITLLLIFLSYRYNSETLIIFSLFGGFLAPLMISTGQSNYIFLFSYLSLLNIGMLITVYLKNWKSVGWIAFIFTAIYLFFWTTDKTELTSIIFYIVTYLIFYAFALQNYFKATLLSKLDILMLVLINFSSIIGLVYIFNVLQYEPSSIFPLSFALFNGIFIFREYQRRKFERNYSVFAGIGISLLTLGLALHFKTHLTTSVWAIEAALLLYIWKKTNHRIFKFFFYSLFPMVILSQMITWNGYLNNEKHLAIIFNPVFMTSLVVITSCCFNLMVLKKDTKEKSDLDFFENVFTLTCFGVIYLSILFELIYQLSSLHIVIVLTYSFLYSILFTILVLILKNKLSISEKLENLLTYGLLLLFIAHISTSQIVNAVITKEIGLRFYWIHLIYLIPLLYLILKLIPKSEFLKQKTGYWIVSLTCILSVSFELYRIYIFSNSGSSKIINQLQEHFSILYLPIIWAILSCGFIFTGLKKNISELQKIGFSLLSLTILKLYLYDVWQMDNVSRIIAFIILGIILLLSSFLFQKFKNMLKNLVDKNENSAEEDM
- a CDS encoding acyl-CoA thioesterase; its protein translation is MIHSTHSLRVRYAETDPMKYVYYGNYATYFELGRVELFRSIGVSYDEIEKQGIWLPVSDYKIKYLKPALYDQKLEIHTIMKKIPGVRIEFEYEIYNEEGIKITEASTTLFFLNSETQKVIRCPDFLMKLIEENWKEENE
- the dnaA gene encoding chromosomal replication initiator protein DnaA; amino-acid sequence: MNENLMMIWQKCLQFMRDNLNAAEDNSDLKKLEKSFDLLFDKIQPISLVDNNLTLMVPSDFYKEYIEDNYLSLLSAALKKNIGKGVKLWYSVMENKPSGLEKPVTMNMKGKTVPTPKVQETMPQGFSRNIVNPFVVPGIKKVNIDSNLKADFSFDNYVEGESNKFASTVARSIAKRPGATAFNPLFLYGGYGVGKTHLGQAVGLEVKSQFPDKVVLYLSSEKFIQQFISAAKAHKQTEFANFYQMVDVLIIDDIQFLSGKSATQDSFFHIFDYLHQNGKQIILTSDKAPVDIMDIQDRIVSRFKWGLSAEIKSPDISTRKKIIEDKLSRDGIILTDDMLEFLAAEAKTNVRELIGIINSVIAYSTIYKSDLSLELLKETISKIAANQKKVINIPYIQEVVCDYFGIKKEQLLSKTRKREIALPRQLAMYFSKEYTNATFSKIGEEMGGKDHSTVMYACDTIKDVSKIDKEIKKYVKDLTEKIKN
- a CDS encoding low molecular weight protein-tyrosine-phosphatase — protein: MKILMVCLGNICRSPLAEGIMRSKLPEDFIVDSAGTIDMHQGSNPDKRSIKIATKYGIDISKQKSRPITIEDLNDFDKIYCMDLSNLKNVISLTQNEEQRSKVSLLMEAADLNHASGEVPDPYWSELDGFEKVYHQLDEACEKIAEKLLISKI
- a CDS encoding SAM-dependent methyltransferase produces the protein MLFLLPAYLSENTSISHFSPVIKDYIMQTDYFFVENEKTARKVVKFFAPEKKQSDLKLFLLDKYTENADIKEAQDRMLNGQDFGLLSEAGLPCIADPGNLIVKWCHEKNIRVIPISGPSSIILALISSGFNGQEFTFNGYLPIEKGEKKKKIQALESELEKTGFSQIFMETPYRNNALFEDLCKFLSPNTKLCIAVNINDPEHESIKTKTIKDWQKQKPELHKIPAVFVLGK
- a CDS encoding DUF4349 domain-containing protein, yielding MKKIFIPLFLLILINCNKSGNQQEVKSDLVEIISEDKIMSSAADMNEPPPPPLQEVPISEVSAKAVNASSNISTPQNNVIVKKIIKNGELEIQVGNIKKAYQQVNEIVKSNNAYIQTERFNNTDIDEKQFFTIRVPHKNFDALINSFSNGIGSVLSKNIASDDVTEEYTDVSIKLDNKKIYLEKYRDMLRSAKTTKDMLEIQENIRELEDEIDVAEGRLRFIDDRVNYSTLNLMLYKEKVRSSATSKIGFGSRFGDSFTEGWNSFVAFFLGIISFWPFFLLIPVVVLIWKKWRNGKRKSIDNN
- a CDS encoding DUF2891 domain-containing protein, which codes for MKKSLLALAFLPVLIFAQENPKLTDEMAMKLSEKPLHCINQEYPNKTAHIINNANEVTLTPKDLHPSFYGCFDWHSSVHGHWMLVRLLKTKPNLSVAKDIEKILDNSFTKENLQVEADYFTKYQLTTTFERTYGWAWLLKLDEELMTWNHPKAKIWHQNLKPLKDKILTSWKTYLPKQTYPNRTGVHPNTAFAMVFALDWARATGDKTFENELIEKAKYFYLNNTKTPAYLEPDGSDFFSPSLEIADLMRRILPQKEFVKWLDQFYEKRSIENIEKIPVVSDLSDYQTVHLVGLSFTKAWCMKGIAKSLPDNHPLKQKFQKTANIFLNNGLPLLFQGNYGGDHWLASFAVYALED
- a CDS encoding helix-turn-helix domain-containing protein; protein product: MTILEQFGVDVFTQHNIFERISVDKPFRPDNPAFIFIKSGSIKLRQHFNDLELTANTFMVTDPQTVYEMISVSDDFQSRMVSYKRDFISALSLKFNRLITYRYFRQQMNVGVPFSKDDLDLIWKSVNFLKSILDSETEMTYKKEIVEHLFSVFCYQIAGIISNEDNSAMNQMSRQQEIVFVFLTDLSSHHLNNRTVEFYAERQSITTRHLSSVVKSVTGKSASQIIASIVINEAKVYLNSSKMPISEISTILGFSDQYSFSHFFKKHLELSPSQYRQQYQ
- a CDS encoding TolC family protein — translated: MLNNIKTALSVLVGLFPALFFSQEIKQMTVNEVAELAIQNHQQLKVSAQNIDIAKQQTDITKLQKLPTITASTSQFYLGNAIAIDKDFSNSINVPMPHYGSSYALQATQLIFKGGLVNKSIELAGLREQLSELDLEKNKQDVKLLVISNYLDIYKIINQESVIQNNKKLAQQRLKNVNDFYKQGMITRNEVIRGELAIKNLDQNLLTLTNNRKILNYNLNIALGLSSETQIIPIENLGNKETGIGMDYYLNLAHDSNPQMKSAKTNITVADKNIEIIKTDKMPTLSGFGGYTLQRPVTTRNPVLDMYSGGWQGGISLSYNIDNLYKTKERVKLGEIQKNQANDAMTLVQQNLDMAVNAAFTKYQEALQQSEILNDAKNLADENYNITEAKYLNQLAVQAEMIDAQNQKLQSELDFANAEINVLYQYYNLLKSTGTL
- a CDS encoding HlyD family secretion protein gives rise to the protein MENKEQNTQDIQPTISSAEAKKKQNKKNKIRAIISNIIVFAVIGFGLFWLVRQYFHIGDKTYTEAAQVEEFINPINTRVSAYINEIRFIEHQPVKKGDTLVILDQREILTQLGQAEAAYQNALAQKTATSSSVNTVSNNVSVMESNIAGAKARLWNAEQNLNRYKNLLASEAVTRQQYDQMKTEYDAQKAAYETLVNQKQSANLSTTEVKSKFGINDAEIKRTKSALEMAKINLSYTVITAPYDGVMGRRLIAEGQLIQPGQQVGTIVLNNQKWVTANFLESQMPNIKIGQKIKMTADALGKKEFEGTVTAVSAATGSRYSSVPTDNSTGNFIKVQQRIPVRIEFTASNKKEDIAKLSAGMNMNVSL